A window of the Acanthochromis polyacanthus isolate Apoly-LR-REF ecotype Palm Island chromosome 10, KAUST_Apoly_ChrSc, whole genome shotgun sequence genome harbors these coding sequences:
- the stard14 gene encoding START domain containing 14 translates to MASILPGKEAFEDFRKQCLATENWLNKYDENGMQVWVEVAPANHKSHVPKVHKIKCKMTIKDVSAATMYDVIHDGQYRKKWDPVMYEGFDIARLSNNADVGYYSWVCPKLIKKRDVVTLRSWQKTDDEYIIMNFSVKHPEYPPKKDIVRAVSMLTGYFIKHTGPNSCTFIYLSQADPKGSLPKWVVNRASTRLAPRAMRCVHKAGRDYPEWKKQNSPNQKPWLYPEQSDLPMMDPAELSIQRADELENVDESFKVDAEDSEDSS, encoded by the exons ATAAGTATGATGAGAATGGGATGCAAGTGTGGGTGGAAGTTGCTCCTGCAAATCACAAGAGTCACGTCCCTAAAGTCCACAAGATCAAG TGTAAAATGACGATCAAAGACGTGTCAGCTGCTACCATGTACGACGTCATTCATGACGGTCAGTACCGTAAGAAGTGGGATCCTGTCATGTATGAAGGTTTCGACATCGCCCGGCTGTCTAACAATGCTGATGTGGGATATTACTCAT GGGTTTGTCCAAAGCTAATAAAGAAAAGAGATGTTGTGACTCTGCGTTCATGGCAGAAGACAGATGACGAGTACATAATCATGAACTTCTCAGTCAAACACCCG GAATATCCTCCTAAAAAGGACATTGTGAGAGCAGTTTCCATGCTAACGGGCTATTTCATCAAACACACCGGACCAAATAGCTGCACTTTTATTTACCTTTCACAGGCCGACCCTAAAG GTTCTCTTCCAAAGTGGGTGGTAAACAGAGCGTCCACGCGTCTGGCTCCTCGG GCGATGAGGTGTGTGCACAAGGCTGGCCGGGACTACCCCGAGTGGAAGAAGCAGAACTCTCCCAACCAGAAGCCCTGGCTCTACCCCGAGCAGAGCGACCTGCCCATGATGGACCCTGCCGAGCTGTCGATACAGAGGGCGGACGAGCTGGAGAACGTGGACGAAAGCTTCAAGGTGGACGCGGAGGACAGCGAGGACAGCAGCTAA